The Thermodesulfovibrionales bacterium genome contains the following window.
GAAAATTCTCTCTGTTCGGTTTTGTACCGAGGGGAAATTCTGACACCACATATCCTGATTCAGCGATCTTCTCCATGAGTCCCCTGTTCTCGGGCGGATAAGCGGTATCTATTCCCGACCCGAGAACGGCGACGGTCCTCCCTCCCGATGTGAGAGAACCCACATGGGCGATTGTATCGATGCCCCGCGCCATGCCGCTAACGACGGTGAACCCTGCGCCGGCCAACTCCGACGAAAGCTTCTCGGTCACCACACGTCCGTAATGGGTCGGTTTCCTCGAGCCGACGATCGCGACCGCAAACCGGTCCTCCTCTCTCATCGATCCCCTCACATAGAGGAGAACCGGTCCGTTTTCCACCTGCCTGAGGAGGTCAGGGTAGTCAGGGTCCTTACAGGTCACCACCCGAGCACCGGACCGATTCAGGAGGGCGAGGCATTTTGCCGCCTCCTTGAACCCTGAAAAGTCTTTTATGTTTTTTGCCTTCCGTTCACCGATTCCATCGATGGATGAGAGTTCTTTCAGGGAGGCCCTGAAGACATCCTCCGGTTCTCCATACAGGGAAAGAAGCTTCCTGAACGTAACCGTGCCTATTTCAGGCACGAGGGAAAGGGCGATCCATGATTCAAGATGAGACATGGGGGTTTCGCAAAAGCCTTCTTACCCGCAGACGGAGGGCACTGAGCTTGATAAAGCCCTCTGCGTCCTTCTGGTCGTAAATCTCCTCTTCCTCAAAAGTAGCGAGCTCCGGGTGATAGAGGGATTTCTCCGATCTTCTCCCGACGACGAGACAGGCACCCTTATAGAGCTTCAGTCTCGCCTCGCCGCTCACATCTCTTTGGATATCATCCACCGCGCGCTGAATGACCTCCCTTTCAGGCGATATCCAGTAGCCGTAATACACGAGCTCGGCATATCTCGTGACAAGGGAATCCCGAAGGTGAAGGACCTCTCTGTCGAGGGTCAGCGATTCTATCGCCCTGTGGGCGGCGTGG
Protein-coding sequences here:
- the dprA gene encoding DNA-processing protein DprA, encoding MSHLESWIALSLVPEIGTVTFRKLLSLYGEPEDVFRASLKELSSIDGIGERKAKNIKDFSGFKEAAKCLALLNRSGARVVTCKDPDYPDLLRQVENGPVLLYVRGSMREEDRFAVAIVGSRKPTHYGRVVTEKLSSELAGAGFTVVSGMARGIDTIAHVGSLTSGGRTVAVLGSGIDTAYPPENRGLMEKIAESGYVVSEFPLGTKPNRENFPIRNRLISGLSLGVLVVEATRESGSLITAQHALEQNREVFAVPGSITSPNSSGTNDLIRRGAKLIERTEDIVEELGPMLKGFVPAREKSRADMTDEERRLCDILTGEPLHIDVISRGLTLSPSRVLATLLNLELKGIVRQTEGKRFYLIQ